A single genomic interval of Cupriavidus necator harbors:
- a CDS encoding carboxymuconolactone decarboxylase family protein, producing MRLDYTKASPGGVKAFGGVYGYVMQSGLEDVLVELVYLRVSQINACAYCLDMHTRDLIKKGATPEKLALVQAWREAGPLFTHREKAALAWAESVTLVADTHVPEEEFQVAAAAFNEKELADLTMAISLMNAYNRLAISFRRAPESALAAKD from the coding sequence ATGAGACTGGATTACACCAAGGCATCGCCAGGCGGTGTGAAGGCATTTGGCGGCGTGTACGGCTATGTCATGCAGTCGGGCCTCGAAGACGTCCTCGTCGAGCTGGTCTATCTGCGCGTGAGCCAGATCAACGCGTGCGCTTATTGCCTGGACATGCATACCCGTGACCTGATCAAGAAGGGCGCTACGCCCGAGAAGCTTGCGCTCGTGCAAGCCTGGCGCGAAGCGGGGCCGTTGTTCACTCACCGCGAAAAGGCCGCACTCGCATGGGCCGAGTCGGTCACCCTGGTGGCGGACACACACGTGCCCGAGGAGGAATTCCAAGTCGCGGCCGCGGCGTTCAACGAGAAAGAGCTCGCTGACCTCACGATGGCTATCAGCCTGATGAACGCCTATAACCGGCTCGCCATCAGCTTCCGGCGCGCCCCCGAGTCCGCACTGGCCGCCAAAGACTGA
- the flgK gene encoding flagellar hook-associated protein FlgK: MSLFSIGLSGLNTAQNALTTTGHNFANSATEGYSRQNTIVASAGGQYTSQGFYGFGSNTTTVIRVYDEFLTGQLRGATSASASLAAYSDQIAQIDNLLADQKGGLAPLMQKFFAAVQAVADTPADPAARQGMLSAGQALVGQVRSASNYFKQLQSGVNEQVGTAVTQVNAYTRQIANLNQEITRLKAASGGQPPNDLLDQRDQAVAELTRLVGAKVVVQDSGTYNVFVGNGQPLVMGNDAYELKAVASAADPNRTVVAYTLPNGNVFESEPGAITGGSLGGLLQFRTESLDAAQNAIGRLSLAIGQSFNAQHKLGIDLNGAIGTDMFELGSATSIPNANNTVKTTVATTRIDNASALTTSDYKLQFDGTNYTLTRLSDNQQVVTPVPAGGASYPLQFSADGFTVEINAAMGTNDSFTIQPTRNAATGFDMAISDPARIAAASPARADAAASNKGNGTVSLGKVAPGYSLLAGTITARFDGTTYVFSDANGPLATQPAPVSNGSNTDYTLNGLTFSFGGTPATGDTFTLSSNAGAVKDNGNMLALAKLQNAKTIGGVSSFSEGYAQLVNDVGTRAKSVKIASASQDSITTQIKTAQQSVSGVNMDEETVSMLRFQQLYQANARVIQTAGTLFDTIIGIGR; the protein is encoded by the coding sequence ATGTCTCTCTTCAGTATTGGTCTTTCCGGCCTGAACACCGCGCAGAACGCGCTGACGACGACCGGCCACAATTTTGCCAATTCGGCGACCGAAGGCTATTCGCGCCAGAATACCATCGTGGCCTCGGCCGGCGGCCAGTACACCAGCCAGGGTTTCTATGGCTTCGGCTCCAACACCACCACGGTGATCCGCGTCTATGACGAGTTCCTGACCGGCCAGCTGCGCGGCGCCACCTCGGCCAGCGCATCGCTGGCGGCGTACTCGGACCAGATCGCCCAGATCGACAACCTGCTCGCCGACCAGAAGGGCGGCCTGGCGCCGCTGATGCAGAAGTTCTTCGCGGCGGTGCAGGCAGTGGCTGACACCCCGGCCGATCCGGCAGCGCGCCAGGGCATGCTGTCGGCGGGGCAGGCGCTGGTGGGGCAGGTGCGCTCGGCCAGCAACTACTTCAAGCAGCTGCAATCGGGCGTCAATGAGCAGGTCGGCACCGCCGTCACGCAGGTCAACGCGTACACCAGGCAGATTGCCAACCTGAACCAGGAAATCACCCGCCTGAAGGCTGCCTCCGGCGGCCAGCCGCCCAACGATCTGCTGGACCAGCGTGACCAGGCCGTGGCCGAGCTGACCAGGCTGGTCGGCGCCAAGGTGGTGGTGCAGGACAGCGGCACCTACAACGTCTTCGTCGGCAACGGCCAGCCGCTGGTGATGGGCAATGACGCGTACGAGCTGAAGGCGGTAGCCTCGGCGGCCGATCCCAACCGCACCGTGGTGGCCTACACCCTGCCCAACGGCAACGTGTTCGAGAGCGAGCCGGGCGCGATCACCGGCGGTTCGCTGGGCGGCCTGCTGCAGTTCCGCACCGAATCCCTGGACGCGGCGCAGAACGCCATCGGCCGGCTGTCGCTGGCAATCGGCCAGAGCTTCAATGCGCAGCACAAGCTGGGCATCGACCTGAACGGCGCGATTGGCACCGACATGTTTGAACTGGGTAGCGCCACCTCGATCCCCAACGCCAACAACACCGTGAAGACCACGGTGGCAACGACCAGGATCGACAATGCCTCGGCCCTGACCACCAGCGACTACAAGCTGCAGTTCGACGGTACCAACTACACGCTGACGCGTCTCTCCGACAACCAGCAGGTGGTCACGCCGGTGCCCGCCGGCGGCGCCAGCTACCCGCTGCAGTTCAGCGCCGACGGTTTCACCGTCGAGATCAATGCGGCGATGGGCACCAACGATTCGTTCACGATCCAGCCCACGCGCAATGCCGCCACCGGCTTCGACATGGCGATCAGCGACCCGGCCAGGATCGCCGCGGCATCGCCGGCTCGCGCCGACGCGGCGGCGTCGAACAAGGGCAACGGCACGGTCAGCCTGGGCAAGGTCGCGCCCGGCTATTCGCTGCTGGCTGGCACGATCACCGCCAGGTTCGACGGAACCACCTATGTCTTCAGCGATGCCAACGGACCGCTCGCGACCCAGCCGGCGCCCGTGTCCAACGGCAGCAATACCGACTACACCCTCAACGGCCTGACCTTCAGCTTCGGCGGCACGCCCGCGACGGGCGACACCTTCACGCTGAGCAGCAACGCCGGCGCGGTCAAGGACAACGGCAACATGCTGGCGCTGGCCAAGCTGCAGAACGCCAAGACCATCGGCGGTGTGTCCAGCTTCAGCGAGGGCTATGCCCAGCTGGTCAACGACGTCGGCACGCGCGCCAAGTCGGTCAAGATCGCCTCGGCCTCGCAGGACAGCATCACCACCCAGATCAAGACCGCGCAGCAATCGGTGTCCGGCGTCAACATGGACGAGGAGACCGTGTCGATGCTGCGCTTCCAGCAGCTGTACCAGGCCAACGCCCGGGTGATCCAGACGGCCGGCACGCTGTTCGACACCATCATCGGCATCGGCAGGTAA
- a CDS encoding PPC domain-containing DNA-binding protein, whose amino-acid sequence MQAHPLRLSPGDDLRAALEDVLSRLKLHAAFVIQGIGSLSVAQLRFAGAEDATELRGDLEILTLAGSLSPDGAHLHMSVADSRGRVLGGHVARGCTVRTTAEILLALLPEHRFAREYDQSSGFMELVVRNEPPLD is encoded by the coding sequence ATGCAAGCACATCCCTTACGCCTCTCTCCCGGCGACGATCTGCGTGCCGCACTCGAAGACGTGCTGAGTCGGCTCAAGTTGCATGCGGCTTTCGTCATCCAGGGAATCGGGAGCCTCAGCGTTGCCCAATTGCGATTTGCCGGGGCGGAAGACGCTACCGAACTGCGTGGCGATCTGGAGATCCTGACGCTCGCCGGATCCCTGTCACCGGATGGAGCGCACCTGCACATGTCGGTTGCGGACTCGCGAGGTCGGGTGCTCGGTGGTCATGTGGCGCGCGGTTGCACGGTCCGTACGACTGCCGAGATATTGCTGGCGCTGCTTCCCGAACATCGTTTCGCCCGTGAGTACGACCAGAGTTCAGGGTTCATGGAACTGGTGGTACGGAACGAGCCGCCGCTGGATTAG
- the flgL gene encoding flagellar hook-associated protein FlgL — MRVASSTLYQQGLASMNYQQGSLLHIQQQLGTGRSILTPSDDPVGATRALGVSQAQAVNGQYATSRKQANIALAAEENALQSVTTVTQNIQTLLVQAGNGTMSDADRGSLATALEGLYNQLVGLANSDDGNGQYLFGGTRSGSAPFTQSKGPGAYIGDNGQQLLQVDVARQMPAGNTGREVFMSVTGGAGYVVKGNANNTGSATFGTVSTTNPSDPDYGLSMQVTFAANASGQMEYTITDLSAGTTPAPVVKGPIAYTSPAHIDVAGVSFNVTGDPKDGDTMTMAPASEAGTDMFANLQTVIDTLRQPTPDSSDRAHLGNVISTATRQFSNSLDNVLTVRASVGSRMNELDALDDVGSNRDLTYSQTLSGLQDLDYAKAITEYYQRQTALQGAQQSFMQIQGMNLFKYL; from the coding sequence ATGCGCGTTGCAAGCTCCACCCTGTACCAGCAAGGCCTGGCTTCGATGAACTACCAGCAGGGCTCGCTGCTGCATATCCAGCAGCAGCTAGGCACCGGCCGCAGCATCCTGACGCCGTCCGACGACCCCGTCGGCGCCACCCGCGCGCTGGGCGTGAGCCAGGCACAGGCCGTCAACGGCCAGTACGCAACCTCGCGCAAGCAGGCCAATATCGCGCTGGCCGCGGAAGAAAACGCGCTGCAGTCCGTGACCACGGTCACGCAGAACATCCAGACGCTGCTGGTGCAGGCCGGCAACGGCACCATGAGCGATGCCGACCGCGGCTCGCTGGCCACGGCGCTGGAAGGCCTGTACAACCAGCTGGTGGGCCTGGCCAACTCCGACGACGGCAACGGCCAGTACCTGTTTGGCGGCACCCGCTCCGGCAGCGCGCCGTTCACGCAGAGCAAAGGTCCGGGCGCCTACATCGGCGACAACGGCCAGCAACTGCTGCAGGTCGATGTGGCGCGCCAGATGCCCGCCGGCAACACCGGGCGCGAAGTGTTCATGAGCGTGACCGGCGGCGCCGGCTATGTCGTCAAGGGCAATGCCAACAACACCGGCAGCGCCACGTTCGGCACGGTGTCGACCACGAACCCGAGCGATCCCGACTATGGGCTCTCGATGCAGGTCACGTTCGCGGCCAATGCCAGCGGCCAGATGGAATACACCATCACCGACCTGTCGGCAGGCACGACCCCCGCACCGGTCGTGAAGGGCCCCATCGCCTACACGTCGCCAGCCCATATCGACGTCGCCGGCGTCAGCTTCAACGTGACCGGCGATCCCAAGGACGGCGACACCATGACCATGGCTCCCGCCAGCGAGGCCGGCACCGACATGTTCGCCAATCTGCAGACCGTGATCGACACGCTGCGCCAGCCCACCCCCGACAGCAGTGATCGGGCGCATCTTGGCAACGTCATCTCCACCGCCACGCGCCAGTTCTCCAACTCGCTCGACAACGTGCTGACCGTGCGGGCATCGGTGGGTTCGCGCATGAACGAGCTCGATGCGTTGGATGATGTGGGGTCCAACCGTGACCTGACGTACTCGCAGACGCTGTCGGGACTGCAGGATCTGGATTACGCGAAGGCGATCACCGAGTATTACCAGCGGCAGACGGCGCTGCAGGGGGCGCAGCAGTCGTTTATGCAGATTCAGGGGATGAATTTGTTTAAGTATTTGTAA
- a CDS encoding PLP-dependent aminotransferase family protein, which produces MGLLDLKLDRASKTSLAEQIRLGITGAIENGVLVPGARLPSWVDLAAQLGVARGTVKTAYERLADAQLVVSSRAWGTRVSEHAAVASPITERARSIESDLRSELYQHFLPGPAVFQMGVPASDCFPATLFSRLRARAARDEVEAPAAYPDPRGEHELRREIAAHLALARGIECQPSQIFITAGCSGALGVALRVIQAEGRKAWVENPGFFPSRRALEISRLATVPIPVNEEGIDVSYGETHAPDAAVALVTAGQQAPLGPTLSLARRVQILDWATRADAWIIEDDYLGELQLARRAAPALASLDRAGRVIHIGSFSKTISPTLRLGFVVVPASLVARFDEAVACLASAPGPAVQMATAEFMRDGHYIRHLRRMKRIYAGRSHALLAALRSRGFQAYPAGLAVVMRLPDGADDKTIAREAYAYGLAPAPLSGWYCSASTQRSGLLLGVATAIEQQLPAACDRLQHLISKFS; this is translated from the coding sequence ATGGGACTCCTGGATCTGAAGCTTGACCGCGCGTCGAAAACTTCACTGGCGGAGCAGATTCGGCTCGGCATTACCGGCGCCATTGAGAACGGGGTACTCGTTCCCGGTGCCAGACTGCCGTCCTGGGTAGATCTTGCCGCACAACTCGGGGTTGCCCGAGGCACCGTCAAGACTGCATATGAGCGGCTGGCCGACGCACAACTGGTCGTTTCATCGCGCGCTTGGGGGACCAGAGTCTCTGAGCATGCTGCCGTCGCGAGCCCGATCACGGAGCGTGCGCGTTCCATCGAGTCTGATCTGCGATCCGAGCTGTACCAGCATTTCCTGCCCGGACCTGCGGTCTTTCAAATGGGCGTGCCGGCATCGGACTGCTTCCCGGCTACATTGTTTTCGCGGCTGCGAGCCCGTGCGGCACGCGACGAAGTCGAAGCGCCTGCAGCGTATCCGGACCCAAGAGGCGAACATGAACTCCGACGAGAGATCGCAGCGCATCTGGCCCTGGCACGCGGCATTGAATGCCAGCCCTCACAGATTTTCATTACGGCGGGATGCTCAGGGGCGCTCGGTGTGGCGCTGCGAGTGATTCAGGCCGAAGGCCGGAAGGCATGGGTCGAGAACCCGGGATTTTTTCCCAGCCGCAGGGCATTGGAAATTTCCCGGCTCGCAACGGTTCCCATCCCGGTAAACGAAGAAGGCATTGATGTCAGCTACGGTGAAACGCACGCACCAGATGCCGCGGTGGCTTTGGTCACCGCGGGCCAACAAGCGCCTCTGGGTCCTACCTTGTCGCTCGCTCGTCGGGTGCAGATCCTCGACTGGGCGACACGCGCGGATGCCTGGATCATCGAAGACGATTACCTGGGCGAACTCCAGCTGGCACGCCGCGCGGCTCCCGCATTGGCGTCACTCGATCGTGCGGGGCGGGTGATTCATATCGGGTCCTTCAGCAAGACCATCAGTCCGACGCTGCGGCTTGGATTTGTCGTGGTGCCGGCCTCCCTGGTAGCCCGATTCGATGAAGCCGTGGCCTGCCTTGCTTCAGCGCCCGGACCGGCAGTGCAAATGGCAACTGCTGAATTCATGCGGGATGGGCACTATATCCGACACTTGCGTCGGATGAAGCGCATCTATGCAGGCCGAAGCCATGCACTGCTGGCTGCGCTGAGGTCCAGGGGATTCCAGGCCTATCCGGCCGGACTTGCCGTGGTGATGAGGCTTCCCGATGGCGCCGACGACAAGACGATCGCTCGGGAAGCCTATGCCTACGGCCTTGCGCCCGCCCCGTTGTCGGGGTGGTATTGCTCGGCGTCTACGCAGCGATCGGGACTGCTCCTTGGTGTTGCGACAGCGATTGAACAGCAGCTGCCGGCTGCCTGTGATCGCTTGCAACACCTGATCAGCAAGTTCTCCTAG
- a CDS encoding cupin domain-containing protein has protein sequence MKLQRILRALVAATSIAFTGAAAAHTVGDTVKPNFSRAIPNIPGKSLIAVEVLYPPGGASHPHTHAKSSFIYAYVVSGSVASKVNDEPERVYKAGESFFEEPGARHPVSRNASKTKPAKLLAVFVVDSDDKELTINDK, from the coding sequence ATGAAACTTCAGCGCATTCTTCGCGCTCTCGTCGCGGCTACGAGCATCGCCTTCACCGGGGCTGCCGCTGCACACACCGTTGGCGATACGGTCAAGCCGAATTTCTCCCGGGCGATTCCCAACATCCCGGGCAAGTCGCTCATCGCCGTGGAGGTCCTTTATCCGCCCGGAGGCGCTTCGCATCCTCATACCCATGCCAAGTCGTCATTCATCTATGCATACGTCGTCTCGGGCAGCGTCGCCAGCAAGGTGAACGACGAGCCGGAACGCGTATACAAGGCTGGTGAGAGCTTCTTCGAGGAGCCAGGCGCACGCCATCCGGTGAGCCGCAATGCGAGCAAGACCAAGCCGGCAAAACTGCTCGCCGTGTTTGTCGTCGATTCAGACGACAAGGAACTGACGATCAACGACAAGTAG
- a CDS encoding class I fructose-bisphosphate aldolase — MDRKSELQATVDALAQAGKGLLAADESGPTIAKRFERIGVESSEENRRAWRNLLLSSPGLGQFISGVILYEETLGQRADDGTPLPELAARQGIVPGIKVDKGKIALALAPGDEVTEGLDGLAKRLAGYRQQGARFAKWRAVYNVSDKLPGWAAVQANAEALARYAAICQEAGVVPIVEPEVLMDGAHSMARCAEVTEAVLHAVFHALHRHAVVLEHMLLKPSMVLPGKEAGHAAPAEVAMQTVQVLRRTVPAAVPGIFFLSGGQTPTEATVNLDAMNRLAPLPWRLSFSYGRALQEPPLLAWRGDAANAAQAQRVLLQRSRLNAMACLGQYDEAQENAAG; from the coding sequence ATGGACAGAAAAAGCGAACTGCAAGCCACCGTGGACGCCCTGGCACAAGCGGGCAAAGGGTTGCTGGCGGCCGACGAGAGCGGGCCGACCATCGCCAAGCGGTTCGAACGCATCGGCGTGGAGTCGAGCGAGGAAAACCGCCGCGCGTGGCGCAACCTGCTCTTGTCGAGCCCAGGCCTTGGCCAGTTCATCAGCGGCGTGATCCTGTACGAGGAAACCCTGGGCCAGCGCGCCGACGATGGCACGCCGCTGCCGGAACTGGCGGCGCGCCAGGGCATCGTGCCCGGCATCAAGGTGGACAAGGGCAAGATCGCACTCGCCCTGGCACCCGGGGACGAGGTCACCGAGGGTCTCGACGGGCTGGCCAAGCGGCTTGCCGGCTATCGCCAGCAGGGCGCGCGCTTTGCCAAGTGGCGTGCGGTCTACAACGTGTCGGACAAGTTGCCGGGCTGGGCTGCCGTCCAGGCCAATGCGGAAGCGCTGGCACGCTATGCCGCGATCTGCCAGGAAGCAGGCGTGGTACCCATCGTCGAGCCCGAGGTGCTGATGGACGGCGCGCACTCAATGGCGCGTTGCGCCGAGGTCACCGAGGCCGTGCTGCATGCAGTCTTTCATGCCTTGCACCGGCATGCGGTGGTGCTCGAGCACATGCTGCTGAAGCCGAGCATGGTGCTGCCCGGCAAGGAGGCCGGGCACGCGGCCCCGGCCGAGGTCGCCATGCAGACCGTGCAGGTGCTCAGGCGCACGGTGCCGGCGGCGGTGCCGGGCATCTTCTTCCTGTCCGGCGGCCAGACGCCCACCGAGGCCACCGTCAATCTGGACGCCATGAACCGGCTTGCCCCGCTGCCCTGGCGATTGTCCTTCTCCTACGGGCGCGCCTTGCAGGAGCCGCCCCTGCTCGCCTGGCGCGGCGACGCCGCCAACGCCGCGCAAGCGCAACGGGTGCTGCTGCAGCGCTCACGGCTGAATGCCATGGCCTGCCTGGGTCAATACGACGAGGCGCAGGAGAACGCCGCAGGCTGA
- a CDS encoding DNA-binding response regulator → MPELALPLLVLVQGAGHEANAGKPEETRMSWTNRGAAAWEQVLGRNREAHAVVIDDMPVYRHGVMRLLGEMPGIGRVELVETDALAARNARLPAPALLVFGMPPDLADGWHLLRLASLALKPRRLLLVSDNMWLRLPPGLDSRFARSLSRSASLATVERDVRALLDLPPSAEAPLGQDAGSVAFQRPFHVLA, encoded by the coding sequence TTGCCAGAGTTGGCATTGCCCTTGCTGGTACTGGTGCAGGGCGCTGGCCACGAAGCCAACGCCGGCAAACCGGAGGAAACAAGGATGAGCTGGACGAACCGTGGAGCGGCCGCCTGGGAACAAGTCCTGGGGCGCAACCGCGAGGCACATGCCGTGGTGATCGACGACATGCCGGTGTACCGGCACGGAGTCATGCGCCTGCTCGGAGAAATGCCGGGCATTGGCCGGGTCGAACTCGTGGAAACGGACGCCCTGGCGGCACGCAATGCGCGCCTGCCGGCTCCGGCATTGCTTGTGTTCGGCATGCCGCCGGATCTTGCCGACGGCTGGCACCTGCTGCGCCTGGCCAGCCTGGCGCTGAAGCCAAGGCGCCTGCTGCTGGTCTCGGACAATATGTGGCTGCGTCTGCCACCAGGCCTCGACAGCCGCTTTGCCCGCTCCCTGTCCAGGTCCGCTTCGCTCGCGACGGTAGAACGGGACGTGCGCGCGCTGCTGGACCTTCCACCTTCTGCGGAAGCCCCGCTCGGGCAAGACGCCGGGTCCGTAGCCTTCCAGCGCCCGTTTCACGTGCTCGCGTAA
- a CDS encoding DUF1697 domain-containing protein, giving the protein MSRYVAFLRGVSPMNARMPELKRCFEAAGFSEVKTLLSSGNIVFNARSSSLASLEQRAEKAMQSELGHSFDTFVRPSRYLQDLIDSDPFAELSLAPSAKRVVTFLRNPVPPDVELPIERDGASIVKANATEVFSAYVPDPKKGPVFMRLLERSFGKGITTRTLDTVVKCAKA; this is encoded by the coding sequence ATGTCCCGATACGTTGCCTTTCTTCGCGGCGTCAGCCCGATGAACGCCCGGATGCCCGAACTCAAGCGCTGCTTCGAGGCGGCGGGCTTCTCCGAAGTGAAAACCCTGCTCTCCAGCGGCAACATCGTGTTCAACGCGCGATCGTCGTCACTGGCCAGCCTGGAGCAACGCGCCGAGAAGGCGATGCAGTCTGAACTGGGCCACAGCTTCGACACCTTCGTCCGGCCGTCCCGCTATCTCCAGGACCTCATCGACTCGGACCCTTTCGCCGAGCTCAGCCTTGCACCTTCGGCCAAGCGGGTTGTCACCTTTCTCCGCAACCCGGTGCCACCAGACGTGGAGCTGCCCATCGAGCGCGACGGCGCAAGCATCGTCAAGGCCAATGCCACGGAGGTCTTCAGCGCCTACGTGCCCGATCCGAAGAAAGGCCCGGTGTTCATGCGCCTGCTCGAACGCTCGTTCGGGAAGGGCATCACCACTCGCACGCTCGATACCGTCGTCAAGTGTGCCAAGGCATAG
- the flgJ gene encoding flagellar assembly peptidoglycan hydrolase FlgJ, which yields MNTARPPQAAELTQRFALDTQGFEALKHSARGGADANTLQAVARQFEAVFTQMVLKSMRDATPQDGLFDNEQSKLYMSMMDQQLAQQMSSRGIGLADVMVRQLARATGTPMPAGMSAMSPAESGKAADAEMARLLDSRGAGAIPADAGEQADLPAIGTIVPGQNWNPTAGLRQYQPQWYADRGQGEDRLGRLPDDAPSHVSAFVARMAGPAEAAARASGVPARLIVGQAALESGWGQREITHADGSTTFNVFGIKAGASWKGRVAEITTTEYVDGQPQKVRAKFRAYGSYDEACADYARLLTNNPRYAGVVSAASAEEAAHGLQRAGYATDPAYGHKLVKIMKKVAA from the coding sequence ATGAACACGGCACGACCCCCGCAGGCGGCGGAGCTGACGCAGCGCTTTGCGCTGGACACGCAGGGCTTCGAGGCGCTCAAGCACAGCGCGCGCGGCGGCGCCGACGCCAATACGCTGCAAGCCGTCGCCAGGCAGTTCGAGGCGGTGTTCACGCAGATGGTGCTCAAGAGCATGCGCGATGCCACCCCGCAGGACGGCCTCTTCGACAACGAGCAGAGCAAGCTCTATATGTCGATGATGGACCAGCAGCTTGCGCAGCAGATGTCGTCGCGCGGGATCGGCCTGGCCGATGTGATGGTGCGGCAGCTGGCGCGCGCCACGGGCACGCCGATGCCGGCCGGCATGAGCGCCATGAGCCCGGCCGAGTCAGGCAAGGCGGCCGATGCCGAGATGGCAAGATTGCTCGACAGCCGCGGCGCCGGGGCGATCCCGGCCGACGCCGGCGAGCAGGCCGACCTGCCGGCGATCGGCACCATCGTGCCGGGGCAGAACTGGAATCCCACTGCCGGCCTGCGCCAGTACCAGCCGCAGTGGTACGCGGACCGTGGCCAGGGCGAGGACAGGCTGGGACGGTTGCCGGACGACGCGCCGTCCCACGTCAGCGCCTTTGTCGCCCGCATGGCCGGGCCCGCGGAAGCCGCCGCGCGCGCCAGCGGCGTGCCGGCGCGGCTGATCGTAGGCCAGGCCGCGCTGGAATCCGGCTGGGGCCAGCGCGAGATCACGCACGCCGACGGCTCCACCACCTTCAACGTCTTCGGCATCAAGGCCGGGGCCAGCTGGAAGGGGCGTGTGGCCGAGATCACCACCACGGAATATGTCGACGGGCAGCCGCAGAAGGTGCGGGCGAAGTTTCGCGCCTATGGCTCGTATGACGAGGCCTGTGCCGACTATGCCCGCCTGCTGACGAACAACCCGCGCTACGCGGGCGTGGTCAGCGCGGCGTCGGCTGAAGAGGCGGCGCATGGCTTGCAGCGCGCGGGCTATGCCACCGATCCGGCGTACGGGCACAAGCTGGTGAAGATCATGAAGAAGGTCGCAGCCTGA
- a CDS encoding DUF3175 domain-containing protein, whose protein sequence is MAAAKSTRRPAKGRAKAGASKGRRWSQQITEHSNALDLEPHIFASDNPEEIAASLKRSAVSSRRRKGTAFQSAMSMLNFYINRAGRHLPRARRATLEKAKGKLREAFGRPP, encoded by the coding sequence ATGGCTGCCGCGAAATCCACCCGCCGGCCGGCAAAGGGCCGCGCCAAAGCTGGCGCCAGCAAGGGGCGGCGCTGGTCGCAGCAGATAACAGAGCACAGCAACGCGCTGGACCTCGAACCGCACATCTTCGCCTCGGACAACCCCGAGGAAATTGCCGCCTCGCTCAAGCGTTCCGCCGTGAGCAGCCGGCGCCGCAAGGGCACGGCGTTCCAGTCGGCGATGTCGATGCTCAATTTCTACATCAATCGTGCCGGCCGCCATCTGCCCAGGGCGCGTCGCGCCACGCTGGAAAAGGCCAAGGGCAAGCTGCGCGAAGCGTTCGGGCGGCCACCTTAG